In a single window of the Anguilla rostrata isolate EN2019 chromosome 6, ASM1855537v3, whole genome shotgun sequence genome:
- the LOC135256558 gene encoding tyrosine-protein kinase JAK1-like isoform X2 — translation MPRLTAMELSRQLCIKMRKPKRSETALPVARWGLEIHFYLPVANPLEYLMGCYSAEDLCSEAAKKCGISPLCHNLFALYDESRCIWYPPNHAFKIDDSTSIKLYYRMRYYFTNWHGTNADESPVWRHCLNKQKTCPTKAPEGTPLLDAASLEYLFAQGQYDFLRGLAPVRNAVSESEIHDIENECLGMAVLAISHYAISRKLSLPAVAREISYKKFIPESLNRTIKQRNFLTRIRINNVFRNFVNEFDSKTIRDSNVSTHDLKVKYLSTLETLTRNFGSEVYETNMLKISQESERPSVFDCVDPCVYEVQASGTGGIKWRKKPPNNVLLPKEKTKSRKNKVDGKRKNEKKEVTDSWTRFSDFHEITHVVIKESTVTIYKQDNKKMELQLDFPAEALSFASLVDGYFRLTVDAHHYLCSEVAPSSVVQNLQNGCHGPICTDYAIHKLRQGGNEEGMYVLRWSCTDYNHILMTVACNELDLSESKQSRQYKNFQIEVDARGYKLCGTESYWLSLKDLMEHLSGQCLRTDNVSFYLKRCCPPEPREISNLLVVTNNRVVESPPADIGQLSFHRILKEDIVEAEHLGRGTRTNIYAGVLKVKSEEDDGYSACQDVKVVLKVLGSSHRDISLAFFETASMMRQISHKHIALLYGVCVRELENIMVEEFVQLGPLDIFMRGQRYFLTTAWKFQVAKQLAGALSYLEDKKLVHGYVCTKNILLARAGLDDDSGPFIKLSDPGIPITVLTREECVSRIPWIAPECVRNTKDLSVAADKWSFGTTLWEICYDGEVPLKDKKLAEKEMFYAKECELATPDCKELADLMSQCMNYDCRKRPFFRAIVRDLNKLEEQNPSIVSGMMPPQEVDPTVFEKRFLKKIRDLGEGHFGKVELCRYDPRGDRTGEFVAVKSLKPENKEDQSSNLWREIDILRGLYHDNIVKYMGICSEEGGTSIKLIMEYLPAGSLKEYLPRYKAQTDLKRLLSYGVQICQGMDYLGSQNYIHRDLAARNVLVENENTVKIGDFGLTKSIKDNEGYYTVKDDLDSPVFWYAPECLVHCKFYRASDVWSFGVTMYELLTYCETECSPMAVFLKMIGRTHGQMTVTRLVKVLEEGQRLPRPANCPEMVYTQMQKCWENAPEKRIDFKSLIRIFQQLMAEKP, via the exons ATGCCACGACTAACTGCGATGGAACTGAGCCGGCAGCTGTGCATTAAGATGCGGAAGCCGAAGAGGAGTGAGACCGCCCTGCCTGTTGCCAGATGGGGCTTGGAGATCCACTTCTATCTGCCTGTGGCCAACCCTCTGGAGTACCTGATGGGCTGCTACTCGGCTGAGGACCTGTGCAGCGAGGCTGCCAAGAAGTGCG gtatttctcctctctgtcacaATTTATTTGCTCTCTACGACGAGAGCAGGTGCATCTGGTACCCGCCCAATCACGCTTTCAAAATCGACGACAGCACCAGCATCAAGCTGTACTACCGCATGAG GTATTACTTCACCAACTGGCATGGTACGAACGCAGATGAGTCCCCAGTGTGGCGGCACTGCCTGAACAAGCAGAAGACCTGCCCCACAAAGGCCCCAGAGGGCACCCCACTCCTGGACGCTGCCTCGCTCGAGTACCTATTTGCACAG GGGCAGTACGATTTCCTGAGGGGCCTGGCTCCCGTGCGGAATGCAGTAAGCGAGTCAGAGATCCACGACATTGAGAACGAATGCCTGGGCATGGCCGTGCTCGCTATTTCCCACTACGCTATCAGCAGAAAACTGTCCCTGCCCGCTGTTGCTAGGGAGATCAG ctacaAAAAATTTATTCCAGAGAGTCTGAACAGAACCATCAAGCAGCGCAACTTCCTCACCCGCATCCGCATCAACAACGTCTTCAGGAACTTTGTCAATGAATTTGACAGCAAAACCATCCGTGATAGCAACGTATCCACGCATGATCTGAAGGTGAAGTACCTGTCCACGCTGGAGACCCTAACCAGGAACTTTGGCAGTGAGGTGTACGAGACAAACATGCTGAAGATCTCTCAGGAGAGCGAGAGGCCATCGGTCTTCGACTGTGTCGACCCCTGCGTTTACGAGGTGCAGGCCTCGGGGACTGGCGGTATCAAATGGCGGAAGAAGCCACCCAAT AATGTATTGCTGCCCAAAGAGAAGACCAAATCCAGAAAGAACAAGGTggatggaaagagaaagaatgagaaaaagGAAGTCACGGACAGCTGGACGCGATTTTCCGATTTCCATGAAATCACCCACGTTGTCATCAAGGAGTCCACAGTCACCATTTACAAACAAGACAACAAGAAGATG gagctgcagctggacTTCCCGGCCGAGGCGCTGTCCTTTGCCTCTCTGGTGGACGGGTACTTCCGGCTGACAGTGGACGCCCACCACTACCTGTGCAGCGAGGTGGCACCATCCTCAGTGGTGCAGAACCTGCAGAACGGCTGCCATGGTCCCATATG caCGGATTACGCCATCCACAAACTGCGTCAGGGGGGTAACGAGGAGGGCATGTATGTGCTGCGCTGGAGCTGCACCGACTACAACCACATCCTCATGACTGTGGCCTGTAACGAG CTGGACCTGAGCGAGTCCAAGCAGAGCCGGCAGTACAAGAACTTCCAGATTGAGGTGGATGCACGGGGCTACAAGCTCTGCGGGACAGAGTCCTACTGGCTGTCTCTAAAGGATCTGATGGAGCACCTGTCCGGACAATGCCTGCGCACGGACAACGTCAGCTTCTACCTCAAGAGGTGCTGCCCACCTGAACCGCGAG aaatctcCAACCTCCTGGTAGTGACCAATAACAGAGTGGTGGAATCACCCCCTGCAGATATCGGTCAGCTGAGCTTCCACAGGATTCTCAAAGAAGACATAGTCGAG GCGGAGCACCTCGGCCGTGGAACCAGGACCAACATCTACGCAGGCGTGCTGAAGGTGAAGAGTGAGGAGGACGACGGGTACAGCGCCTGCCAGGACGTGAAGGTGGTCCTGAAGGTGCTGGGTTCCAGTCACAGAGACATCTCCCTG gcATTCTTTGAGACGGCCAGTATGATGCGGCAGATCTCCCACAAGCACATCGCCTTGCTGTATGGAGTCTGCGTCCGCGAGCTGGAGA ACATCATGGTGGAGGAGTTCGTGCAGCTGGGCCCGCTGGACATCTTCATGCGCGGGCAGCGCTACTTCCTCACCACGGCCTGGAAGTTCCAGGTGGCCAAGCAGCTGGCCGGCGCCCTGAGCTACCTG gaGGATAAGAAGCTGGTCCACGGGTACGTGTGCACCAAGAACATCCTGCTGGCTCGGGCCGGCCTGGACGACGACAGCGGCCCCTTCATCAAGCTGAGCGACCCGGGCATCCCCATCACCGTGCTGACCCGCGAGG AGTGCGTTTCGAGGATCCCGTGGATCGCCCCGGAGTGCGTCAGGAACACCAAGGACCTGAGCGTGGCGGCCGACAAGTGGAGCTTCGGAACCACGCTGTGGGAGATCTGCTATGACGGGGAGGTCCCCCTCAAGGACAAGAAGCTCGCCGAG AAGGAGATGTTCTACGCTAAAGAGTGTGAGCTGGCCACCCCAGACTGCAAAGAGCTGGCAGATCTCATGAGCCAGTGCATGAACTATGACTGCCGAAAGAGGCCCTTCTTCAGAGCCATAGTGAGGGACCTCAACAAGCTGGAGGAACAGA ACCCCTCCATCGTCTCTGGCATGATGCCACCTCAGGAAGTGGACCCCACCGTGTTTGAGAAAAGGTTCCTGAAGAAGATTCGAGATCTGGGAGAG GGTCACTTTGGCAAGGTGGAGCTGTGCCGGTATGACCCGCGGGGCGACCGTACCGGCGAGTTCGTGGCCGTCAAGTCCCTGAAGCCGGAGAACAAGGAGGACCAGAGCAGCAACCTGTGGCGCGAGATCGACATCCTGAGGGGGCTGTACCACGACAACATCGTCAAGTACATGGGCATCTGCAGCGAGGAGG GTGGAACCTCGATTAAGCTGATCATGGAGTACCTGCCTGCTGGTAGTCTGAAGGAGTACCTGCCCCGGTACAAGGCCCAGACGGACCTGAAGAGGCTCCTGAGTTACGGAGTCCAGATATGCCAG GGTATGGATTACCTTGGGTCGCAGAACTATATCCACCGGGACTTGGCAGCCCGGAACGTGCTTGTGGAGAACGAGAACACGGTAAAGATCGGTGACTTTGGGCTGACCAAGAGCATCAAGGACAACGAGGGCTATTACACCGTGAAAGATGACCTGGACAGCCCTGTCTTCTG GTATGCCCCAGAGTGCCTCGTCCACTGCAAGTTCTACCGTGCATCTGACGTGTGGTCCTTCGGTGTCACCATGTACGAGCTGCTGACCTACTGTGAGACAGAGTGCAGCCCAATGGCG GTGTTCTTGAAGATGATTGGTCGAACCCACGGGCAGATGACAGTGACCAGATTGGTGAAagtgctggaggaggggcagagGCTGCCCCGTCCAGCCAACTGCCCAGAAATG GTTTACACCCAGATGCAGAAATGCTGGGAGAATGCTCCGGAGAAGAGGATCGACTTCAAAAGCCTGATCAGGATATTCCAGCAGCTGATGGCCGAGAAACCGTGa
- the LOC135256558 gene encoding tyrosine-protein kinase JAK1-like isoform X1, whose protein sequence is MDVKIRKAFMPRLTAMELSRQLCIKMRKPKRSETALPVARWGLEIHFYLPVANPLEYLMGCYSAEDLCSEAAKKCGISPLCHNLFALYDESRCIWYPPNHAFKIDDSTSIKLYYRMRYYFTNWHGTNADESPVWRHCLNKQKTCPTKAPEGTPLLDAASLEYLFAQGQYDFLRGLAPVRNAVSESEIHDIENECLGMAVLAISHYAISRKLSLPAVAREISYKKFIPESLNRTIKQRNFLTRIRINNVFRNFVNEFDSKTIRDSNVSTHDLKVKYLSTLETLTRNFGSEVYETNMLKISQESERPSVFDCVDPCVYEVQASGTGGIKWRKKPPNNVLLPKEKTKSRKNKVDGKRKNEKKEVTDSWTRFSDFHEITHVVIKESTVTIYKQDNKKMELQLDFPAEALSFASLVDGYFRLTVDAHHYLCSEVAPSSVVQNLQNGCHGPICTDYAIHKLRQGGNEEGMYVLRWSCTDYNHILMTVACNELDLSESKQSRQYKNFQIEVDARGYKLCGTESYWLSLKDLMEHLSGQCLRTDNVSFYLKRCCPPEPREISNLLVVTNNRVVESPPADIGQLSFHRILKEDIVEAEHLGRGTRTNIYAGVLKVKSEEDDGYSACQDVKVVLKVLGSSHRDISLAFFETASMMRQISHKHIALLYGVCVRELENIMVEEFVQLGPLDIFMRGQRYFLTTAWKFQVAKQLAGALSYLEDKKLVHGYVCTKNILLARAGLDDDSGPFIKLSDPGIPITVLTREECVSRIPWIAPECVRNTKDLSVAADKWSFGTTLWEICYDGEVPLKDKKLAEKEMFYAKECELATPDCKELADLMSQCMNYDCRKRPFFRAIVRDLNKLEEQNPSIVSGMMPPQEVDPTVFEKRFLKKIRDLGEGHFGKVELCRYDPRGDRTGEFVAVKSLKPENKEDQSSNLWREIDILRGLYHDNIVKYMGICSEEGGTSIKLIMEYLPAGSLKEYLPRYKAQTDLKRLLSYGVQICQGMDYLGSQNYIHRDLAARNVLVENENTVKIGDFGLTKSIKDNEGYYTVKDDLDSPVFWYAPECLVHCKFYRASDVWSFGVTMYELLTYCETECSPMAVFLKMIGRTHGQMTVTRLVKVLEEGQRLPRPANCPEMVYTQMQKCWENAPEKRIDFKSLIRIFQQLMAEKP, encoded by the exons ATGGATGTAAAGATACGGAA AGCCTTCATGCCACGACTAACTGCGATGGAACTGAGCCGGCAGCTGTGCATTAAGATGCGGAAGCCGAAGAGGAGTGAGACCGCCCTGCCTGTTGCCAGATGGGGCTTGGAGATCCACTTCTATCTGCCTGTGGCCAACCCTCTGGAGTACCTGATGGGCTGCTACTCGGCTGAGGACCTGTGCAGCGAGGCTGCCAAGAAGTGCG gtatttctcctctctgtcacaATTTATTTGCTCTCTACGACGAGAGCAGGTGCATCTGGTACCCGCCCAATCACGCTTTCAAAATCGACGACAGCACCAGCATCAAGCTGTACTACCGCATGAG GTATTACTTCACCAACTGGCATGGTACGAACGCAGATGAGTCCCCAGTGTGGCGGCACTGCCTGAACAAGCAGAAGACCTGCCCCACAAAGGCCCCAGAGGGCACCCCACTCCTGGACGCTGCCTCGCTCGAGTACCTATTTGCACAG GGGCAGTACGATTTCCTGAGGGGCCTGGCTCCCGTGCGGAATGCAGTAAGCGAGTCAGAGATCCACGACATTGAGAACGAATGCCTGGGCATGGCCGTGCTCGCTATTTCCCACTACGCTATCAGCAGAAAACTGTCCCTGCCCGCTGTTGCTAGGGAGATCAG ctacaAAAAATTTATTCCAGAGAGTCTGAACAGAACCATCAAGCAGCGCAACTTCCTCACCCGCATCCGCATCAACAACGTCTTCAGGAACTTTGTCAATGAATTTGACAGCAAAACCATCCGTGATAGCAACGTATCCACGCATGATCTGAAGGTGAAGTACCTGTCCACGCTGGAGACCCTAACCAGGAACTTTGGCAGTGAGGTGTACGAGACAAACATGCTGAAGATCTCTCAGGAGAGCGAGAGGCCATCGGTCTTCGACTGTGTCGACCCCTGCGTTTACGAGGTGCAGGCCTCGGGGACTGGCGGTATCAAATGGCGGAAGAAGCCACCCAAT AATGTATTGCTGCCCAAAGAGAAGACCAAATCCAGAAAGAACAAGGTggatggaaagagaaagaatgagaaaaagGAAGTCACGGACAGCTGGACGCGATTTTCCGATTTCCATGAAATCACCCACGTTGTCATCAAGGAGTCCACAGTCACCATTTACAAACAAGACAACAAGAAGATG gagctgcagctggacTTCCCGGCCGAGGCGCTGTCCTTTGCCTCTCTGGTGGACGGGTACTTCCGGCTGACAGTGGACGCCCACCACTACCTGTGCAGCGAGGTGGCACCATCCTCAGTGGTGCAGAACCTGCAGAACGGCTGCCATGGTCCCATATG caCGGATTACGCCATCCACAAACTGCGTCAGGGGGGTAACGAGGAGGGCATGTATGTGCTGCGCTGGAGCTGCACCGACTACAACCACATCCTCATGACTGTGGCCTGTAACGAG CTGGACCTGAGCGAGTCCAAGCAGAGCCGGCAGTACAAGAACTTCCAGATTGAGGTGGATGCACGGGGCTACAAGCTCTGCGGGACAGAGTCCTACTGGCTGTCTCTAAAGGATCTGATGGAGCACCTGTCCGGACAATGCCTGCGCACGGACAACGTCAGCTTCTACCTCAAGAGGTGCTGCCCACCTGAACCGCGAG aaatctcCAACCTCCTGGTAGTGACCAATAACAGAGTGGTGGAATCACCCCCTGCAGATATCGGTCAGCTGAGCTTCCACAGGATTCTCAAAGAAGACATAGTCGAG GCGGAGCACCTCGGCCGTGGAACCAGGACCAACATCTACGCAGGCGTGCTGAAGGTGAAGAGTGAGGAGGACGACGGGTACAGCGCCTGCCAGGACGTGAAGGTGGTCCTGAAGGTGCTGGGTTCCAGTCACAGAGACATCTCCCTG gcATTCTTTGAGACGGCCAGTATGATGCGGCAGATCTCCCACAAGCACATCGCCTTGCTGTATGGAGTCTGCGTCCGCGAGCTGGAGA ACATCATGGTGGAGGAGTTCGTGCAGCTGGGCCCGCTGGACATCTTCATGCGCGGGCAGCGCTACTTCCTCACCACGGCCTGGAAGTTCCAGGTGGCCAAGCAGCTGGCCGGCGCCCTGAGCTACCTG gaGGATAAGAAGCTGGTCCACGGGTACGTGTGCACCAAGAACATCCTGCTGGCTCGGGCCGGCCTGGACGACGACAGCGGCCCCTTCATCAAGCTGAGCGACCCGGGCATCCCCATCACCGTGCTGACCCGCGAGG AGTGCGTTTCGAGGATCCCGTGGATCGCCCCGGAGTGCGTCAGGAACACCAAGGACCTGAGCGTGGCGGCCGACAAGTGGAGCTTCGGAACCACGCTGTGGGAGATCTGCTATGACGGGGAGGTCCCCCTCAAGGACAAGAAGCTCGCCGAG AAGGAGATGTTCTACGCTAAAGAGTGTGAGCTGGCCACCCCAGACTGCAAAGAGCTGGCAGATCTCATGAGCCAGTGCATGAACTATGACTGCCGAAAGAGGCCCTTCTTCAGAGCCATAGTGAGGGACCTCAACAAGCTGGAGGAACAGA ACCCCTCCATCGTCTCTGGCATGATGCCACCTCAGGAAGTGGACCCCACCGTGTTTGAGAAAAGGTTCCTGAAGAAGATTCGAGATCTGGGAGAG GGTCACTTTGGCAAGGTGGAGCTGTGCCGGTATGACCCGCGGGGCGACCGTACCGGCGAGTTCGTGGCCGTCAAGTCCCTGAAGCCGGAGAACAAGGAGGACCAGAGCAGCAACCTGTGGCGCGAGATCGACATCCTGAGGGGGCTGTACCACGACAACATCGTCAAGTACATGGGCATCTGCAGCGAGGAGG GTGGAACCTCGATTAAGCTGATCATGGAGTACCTGCCTGCTGGTAGTCTGAAGGAGTACCTGCCCCGGTACAAGGCCCAGACGGACCTGAAGAGGCTCCTGAGTTACGGAGTCCAGATATGCCAG GGTATGGATTACCTTGGGTCGCAGAACTATATCCACCGGGACTTGGCAGCCCGGAACGTGCTTGTGGAGAACGAGAACACGGTAAAGATCGGTGACTTTGGGCTGACCAAGAGCATCAAGGACAACGAGGGCTATTACACCGTGAAAGATGACCTGGACAGCCCTGTCTTCTG GTATGCCCCAGAGTGCCTCGTCCACTGCAAGTTCTACCGTGCATCTGACGTGTGGTCCTTCGGTGTCACCATGTACGAGCTGCTGACCTACTGTGAGACAGAGTGCAGCCCAATGGCG GTGTTCTTGAAGATGATTGGTCGAACCCACGGGCAGATGACAGTGACCAGATTGGTGAAagtgctggaggaggggcagagGCTGCCCCGTCCAGCCAACTGCCCAGAAATG GTTTACACCCAGATGCAGAAATGCTGGGAGAATGCTCCGGAGAAGAGGATCGACTTCAAAAGCCTGATCAGGATATTCCAGCAGCTGATGGCCGAGAAACCGTGa